In one Carettochelys insculpta isolate YL-2023 chromosome 6, ASM3395843v1, whole genome shotgun sequence genomic region, the following are encoded:
- the COMMD9 gene encoding COMM domain-containing protein 9 isoform X1, protein MAVVTEEQFAALQILLKASSKDVVRQLCQECFSSSARGSSKLIDSTSSNLSVTSEEAAQLVCSLHNLTRHIVYRGLSSAEEILSLFPENFHQSLKNLLTKIILENATSWRNEAQSSQICLPRLVDMDWRVDIKTSSDSIGRMAVPTCLLQLKVNAWIQEDPALCGDNPVVSAVTVELNKETVDTMLDGLGRIRDQLSAVANK, encoded by the exons ATGGCTGTAGTGACAGAAGAGCAGTTTGCAGCTCTGCAGATTTTGTTGAAG GCTTCTTCAAAGGACGTAGTTAGACAGCTGTGCCAAGAGTGCTTTTCCAGCTCAGCAAGAGGCTCGAGCAAATTGATTGATAGCACCAGTTCCAATCTGTCGGTGACATCAGAAGAAGCAGCTCAA CTGGTCTGCTCGTTGCACAACCTCACCAGGCACATTGTATATCGGGGCCTGTCATCTGCGGAAGAGATTCTCTCTCTGTTcccggagaacttccaccagagcCTAAAAAACCTCCTGACCAAGATAATTTTGGAAAATGC CACCAGCTGGAGGAATGAAGCACAATCAAGTCAGA TCTGCCTGCCCCGGCTGGTTGACATGGACTGGAGAGTGGACATCAAGACCTCCTCGGACAGCATTGGCAGAATGGCAGTCCCCACCTGCCTGCTACAGTTGAAGGTTAATGCATGG ATTCAGGAAGATCCTGCTTTGTGTGGGGATAACCCTGTGGTCTCTGCAGTGACTGTGGAGCTGAATAAGGAAACCGTGGACACTATGTTAGATGGTCTGGGAAGGATCCGAGACCAACTCTCTGCTGTAGCAAACAAGTGA
- the COMMD9 gene encoding COMM domain-containing protein 9 isoform X2, giving the protein MAVVTEEQFAALQILLKASSKDVVRQLCQECFSSSARGSSKLIDSTSSNLSVTSEEAAQLVCSLHNLTRHIVYRGLSSAEEILSLFPENFHQSLKNLLTKIILENATSWRNEAQSSQICLPRLVDMDWRVDIKTSSDSIGRMAVPTCLLQLKIQEDPALCGDNPVVSAVTVELNKETVDTMLDGLGRIRDQLSAVANK; this is encoded by the exons ATGGCTGTAGTGACAGAAGAGCAGTTTGCAGCTCTGCAGATTTTGTTGAAG GCTTCTTCAAAGGACGTAGTTAGACAGCTGTGCCAAGAGTGCTTTTCCAGCTCAGCAAGAGGCTCGAGCAAATTGATTGATAGCACCAGTTCCAATCTGTCGGTGACATCAGAAGAAGCAGCTCAA CTGGTCTGCTCGTTGCACAACCTCACCAGGCACATTGTATATCGGGGCCTGTCATCTGCGGAAGAGATTCTCTCTCTGTTcccggagaacttccaccagagcCTAAAAAACCTCCTGACCAAGATAATTTTGGAAAATGC CACCAGCTGGAGGAATGAAGCACAATCAAGTCAGA TCTGCCTGCCCCGGCTGGTTGACATGGACTGGAGAGTGGACATCAAGACCTCCTCGGACAGCATTGGCAGAATGGCAGTCCCCACCTGCCTGCTACAGTTGAAG ATTCAGGAAGATCCTGCTTTGTGTGGGGATAACCCTGTGGTCTCTGCAGTGACTGTGGAGCTGAATAAGGAAACCGTGGACACTATGTTAGATGGTCTGGGAAGGATCCGAGACCAACTCTCTGCTGTAGCAAACAAGTGA